DNA from Longimicrobiales bacterium:
GCTGCATGGCCGGAGAGCAGGACCGGCGGAACCTCCAGCCCGCGATACGATGCGGGCCGCGTAAAGCTCGGCGGACTGAGCAGCGCCTCGTCGTAAAACGAATCGCTGCTGGCCGCCTCGTGCGTTCCCAGGGCGCCCGGCTGCAGCCGGATCACCGCGTCGGCGACCGCCAGCGCCGCGACCTCGCCGCCACTCAGCACGAAATCCCCGAGCGAGACCTCCTCGGTCGCCAGGTGGTCGGCCACCCGCTGGTCCACGTCCTTGTAGTGCCCGCAGAGCAGCGTGATCTCCGGCTCGACCGCGAGCCGCACCGCGTCGTCGTGCGTGAAGCGGCGGCCGCGTGCGCTCATCAGCAGGATCGGGCCCTTCGGCTTCAGGTCGTCGACCGCCTCGAAGAACGGCTCGGGCTTCATCACCATGCCCGGCCCGCCGCCGAATGCGTAGTCGTCGACCGTGCGATGCCGGTCATGGGTATAGTCCCGCAGATCGGCGATCCGGAGTGTGACCAGCCCCTTTTCCCGGGCCCTGCCGGGGATGCTCAGCGAGAGCGGCTCCTGGAAGAAGCCGGGAAAGATCGTGATGATGTTGATCTGCATCACGACCCTCCCTCCCGCGCCGGAATCCCGCCTGACTGACGTTGGTAGCCTGACGGCTGCGTTCCACGGCCACGTCCCGCCGCCGCGACTCGACCGGCGTCGAAACCCGTGTCGCGAAGCGGGCGCCGCGGATGCCCGTCGCGTCGGTCGCCCGCTCCAGGGTTGCAGGTGGCGCGGTACACGCCGGGCCTACAGTTCCAGCAGCCCCTGGGGCGGGTCGATCACGATCCGTCCCCCGGCGACGTCGACCTGCCGCACGATCCGGGCAGAGAACGGGACCAGGTGCAGCTTCCCGTCCGACGACTTCACCTCGAGCATGTCCGAGGGTTCCATCTCGTAGACCTCGCGGACGGTACCCACCTGGGTCCCGCCCTCCGTAACGACCGTCAGCCCCAGCAGCTCGTGGTAGTAGACCTCGTCTTCCTCGAGCGGCGCGAGCGCCTCACGCGCGGCGAGGACGTAGCGACCGGTGAGCAGCTCGGCTGCGTTCCGGTCGTCGACGCCCTCGAACTTGACCAGCTCACCGCGCTTGAACGGCCGGCTCTGCTCTACGACCAGCGGGTCCGCCGCGCTGTCCAGTGCGCCGTCCTCGTCACCCAGGACGAGCTCCATCCCCTCGAGAAATACGTCCTCGGGCGCATCGGTGAGCGGCCAGACGAACAGCTCGCCCTTTGTGCCGTGCGCCTTTGCGAGATGGCCGACGACCAGGTGCTCCGGCAGGGAGCGACCCGCGTCCGCCGCCAAGCTCAGACCTCGGCGTCCGCTTCGCCGGCGGCGCCGCGCGGCGTGCCGGGATCGAAGGTCTCGGCGGCCTCGGCCACCGTCGTCTGCGGCTCGACCGCCTCACCCGCGGCCGGTGCAGCTGCAGCCGCCTGCTTGCGACCCTTCCTGGGCGCAGCCTCCGGCTCGTGCACGTCCACCTTCGGGCGCTCGTGCTCGCCCGAGAGCGGGCGCAGCGCGACCTTGTCGTCGCCGCCGCGGCGTGCCTTCTTGACCAGCGAAGCGACCGTGTCGCTCATGCCGGCACCCTTGCCGATCCACGTGTCGACCTTG
Protein-coding regions in this window:
- the trmD gene encoding tRNA (guanosine(37)-N1)-methyltransferase TrmD, which translates into the protein MQINIITIFPGFFQEPLSLSIPGRAREKGLVTLRIADLRDYTHDRHRTVDDYAFGGGPGMVMKPEPFFEAVDDLKPKGPILLMSARGRRFTHDDAVRLAVEPEITLLCGHYKDVDQRVADHLATEEVSLGDFVLSGGEVAALAVADAVIRLQPGALGTHEAASSDSFYDEALLSPPSFTRPASYRGLEVPPVLLSGHAAKIAAWRQETAERLTRERRPDLWARHLRQQEDPATD
- the rimM gene encoding ribosome maturation factor RimM (Essential for efficient processing of 16S rRNA); this translates as MAADAGRSLPEHLVVGHLAKAHGTKGELFVWPLTDAPEDVFLEGMELVLGDEDGALDSAADPLVVEQSRPFKRGELVKFEGVDDRNAAELLTGRYVLAAREALAPLEEDEVYYHELLGLTVVTEGGTQVGTVREVYEMEPSDMLEVKSSDGKLHLVPFSARIVRQVDVAGGRIVIDPPQGLLEL